GCGGCCGAGCCGGCCCAGCGGGATCTGCGGCAGGATCTTCTCCTTCAACACCTCTTCGGGCACGGCCTCCACCATGCGCGTCGCCAGGTAGCCGGGCGACACGGTGTTCACGGTCACGCCTTTCCTGGCCAGCTCCAGCGCCAGGGATTTGGTGAAGCCGTGGATGCCGGCCTTGGAGGCCGCGTAGTTGGTCTGGCCGAACGCGCCCTTGCTGCCGTTGACCGACGAGATGTTGACGATGCGGCCCCAGCCCCGGTCCGCCATGGCGCCGCATAGCGGCTGCGTCATGTTGAACATGGAATCCAGGTTGCCGCGCAGCACGTCCGTCCAGTTTTCGTAGCTCATCTTGCGCAGGCTGGCATCGCGGGTGAGGCCGGCGTTGTTGATCAGGATGTCGATCTGGCGGCCGTCTTCCTCAAGGCGCCGCGCCAGCGCCTGGCACGAGTCGTAGTCGGCCACGTCCACCTTGTACATGGCGTAGCGGCGACCCTGGGCCGCCTCCGCGTCCACCCACGCCCGCGCGGCGTCTTCGCTGGAGTGGTAGGTGATGATGACTTGGTGGCCGGCATCGTGCAGGGCGCGCGCAATGGCCTGTCCAAGGCAGCCGGCCCCGCCGGTGACGAGCGCAGTGCGTTCAGCCGTCATGATGGGCCCCCGGTTGGCTGGCGTCGCGCATGGCCGAGCACGCCGAAGCCATCTGGTTCGACAGCGTCTTCCAGATCTGCGCCATGGGCGTGTCTTCGATTCCCATGGCGCCGCCGGTGGCTTGTTTCAGCCAGCCGCGCATCGCTTCGCTCATGCCGGCGGCCAGGGTGGCTTGTTCTTCGAGCAGCGCGTGGGTGATGGCCTGGCTGGCTTCAAGCTGGCTTTGCCATTGCTTGCGCGTCATCTCGCCCAGCGCGGGGGCGATTTCTTGCCAGTTGCCGGATTGTTGCAGAGGCGCCAGCGCGGCCATGTATTGTTCCGCGTTGCCGCCGGCCAGGCGGCGGCCCAGTTCAACCCAGCGCTGCTGGCTTTCCTGCGCAAGCTGCGCCATGCGCTGGCAGTAGGCGGCATTGGCGCTGGCGAGGCCCTGAGGCGTGGAGGCAGTGGTTTTCTTCATCATCCGTCCTTCTAAGAGAGTGGTAAGGGGTAACGAACACACAGGCCTCAAGCCATCTGGCTGAGGGTCTTGCGAAAGCGCGCCAGCGAGAACGCGAACAGGACCGAGCCTATCAGCGCCAGCGCCAGGAAGGGTTGCCACACGACGCTCAAGCCTGCGCCGCGGTAGAGAATGGCCTGGCCGAGTTCCACGAAGTGCGTGGTGGGGGCGGCCAGCATGATGTCCTGCACGAACTGCGGCATGCTTTCGCGCGGCGTGGTGCCGCCCGACAGCATTTGCAGGGGCAGCAGCACTAGTACCAGCAACATGCCGAACTGCGGCATGCTGCGCGCAAGCGTGGCCATGAATATGCCCATGGAGGTGGTCGCGAACAGGTGCAGTGCCGCCCCGACCAGGAACAGCGCCACCGATCCCTCGATCGGTACTTGCAGCAAGCCGCGTACCACGAAAGTCAACGATAGCCCAGCAGACGCCAACACCACCAGCCCCATTGACCAGACCTTGGCGACCATGATCTCGGTCGGCGTCACCGGCATGACCAGCAGGTGCTCGATGGTGCCGTGCTCGCGTTCGCGGATCAGCGCGGCGCCGGTCAGGATGATGGACAGCATGGTGACGTTGTTGATGATCTCCATCAGCGCGCCGAACCAGGCCTGGGTCAGATTGGGGTTGAAGCGCATGCGCACCGCCAGCTCCACCGGCAGTTCGGTGGGCGCGCGGTAGCGT
The sequence above is drawn from the Achromobacter xylosoxidans genome and encodes:
- the phbB gene encoding acetoacetyl-CoA reductase, with protein sequence MTAERTALVTGGAGCLGQAIARALHDAGHQVIITYHSSEDAARAWVDAEAAQGRRYAMYKVDVADYDSCQALARRLEEDGRQIDILINNAGLTRDASLRKMSYENWTDVLRGNLDSMFNMTQPLCGAMADRGWGRIVNISSVNGSKGAFGQTNYAASKAGIHGFTKSLALELARKGVTVNTVSPGYLATRMVEAVPEEVLKEKILPQIPLGRLGRPEEIGALVAFICSDAAAFMTGSNVAMNGGQHMY
- a CDS encoding ABC transporter permease, which codes for MRHLANIYRLGVKELWSLARDPMMLILILVSFTLMIYTAATAVPETLHNAPIAVVDEDVSPLSARITSAFYPPHFTPPEVTTSAEADAGMDAGRYTFSVNIPPNFQRDVLAGRPAEIQLNVDATRMSQAFTGSSYIQQIISDEINEFVKRYRAPTELPVELAVRMRFNPNLTQAWFGALMEIINNVTMLSIILTGAALIREREHGTIEHLLVMPVTPTEIMVAKVWSMGLVVLASAGLSLTFVVRGLLQVPIEGSVALFLVGAALHLFATTSMGIFMATLARSMPQFGMLLVLVLLPLQMLSGGTTPRESMPQFVQDIMLAAPTTHFVELGQAILYRGAGLSVVWQPFLALALIGSVLFAFSLARFRKTLSQMA